A portion of the Mesobacillus sp. AQ2 genome contains these proteins:
- the metA gene encoding homoserine O-succinyltransferase, giving the protein MPIKIPLHLPAKEILERENIFIMDDTRASRQDIRPLNILILNLMPEKEKTERQLLRLLGNTPLQVNITFLKTATYNSKNTSQYHLEEFYQTFSQVKEKRYDGMIITGAPIELMEFEDVEYWDEMKEILNWTKENVTSALHICWGAQAALYHHYGIGKYVLPKKCSGVFNHVVLDETEKLLRGFDDEFPAPHSRNTNISLKELEEHPELKILSVSEEAGPLIISSKDGARIMITGHLEYEAATLAEEYARDRDRGIDIQVPEHYFPDNNPEKKPANRWKSHAHLFFSNWLNYYVYQETPFEWN; this is encoded by the coding sequence ATGCCAATCAAAATCCCGCTGCACTTGCCAGCGAAAGAAATATTGGAAAGAGAAAACATTTTCATCATGGATGACACTCGCGCTTCAAGGCAGGATATCCGCCCATTAAATATTTTGATCCTGAATCTTATGCCTGAGAAAGAAAAGACTGAGAGACAGTTGCTTCGACTGCTCGGAAACACTCCACTCCAGGTCAATATCACTTTTCTGAAAACAGCTACATACAATTCAAAAAACACATCCCAATATCACCTTGAGGAATTTTATCAAACCTTCAGCCAGGTAAAAGAAAAGAGATATGACGGAATGATCATTACCGGTGCGCCTATCGAACTAATGGAATTCGAAGATGTGGAATACTGGGATGAGATGAAGGAGATCCTCAACTGGACAAAGGAAAACGTGACCTCTGCTTTGCATATCTGCTGGGGAGCACAGGCTGCCTTGTATCATCACTATGGCATTGGTAAATACGTCCTTCCAAAAAAATGTTCCGGAGTCTTCAATCATGTAGTATTGGATGAAACGGAAAAATTGTTAAGAGGCTTTGATGATGAGTTTCCAGCGCCTCATTCACGCAACACAAATATCTCCCTAAAAGAACTGGAAGAGCATCCTGAGTTAAAAATCCTGTCGGTCTCGGAAGAAGCAGGTCCCTTGATCATTTCAAGCAAAGATGGGGCCAGAATCATGATTACTGGCCATCTTGAATATGAAGCTGCAACTCTAGCAGAGGAATATGCACGAGACAGGGACAGGGGAATTGATATCCAGGTTCCTGAGCATTACTTTCCAGATAACAATCCTGAAAAGAAACCGGCCAATCGCTGGAAGTCTCACGCACATTTGTTTTTTTCAAACTGGCTCAATTATTATGTGTACCAGGAGACTCCTTTTGAATGGAATTAA
- a CDS encoding formate--tetrahydrofolate ligase yields METNVQVKSDIEIARESEMKPIVDIAASIGLDADDIEMFGKYKAKLSSEALTKLKTKESGKVVLVTAINPTPAGEGKSTVTVGLADALNKLGQKTMIAMREPSLGPTMGIKGGATGGGFAQVLPMEDINLHFTGDLHAITTANNALAALIDNHLQQGNKLNIDQRRIVWKRALDLNDRALRKVVIGLGGPLQGVPREDGFDITVASEIMAVLCLASDLKDLKRRLSNMVVAYNYEKQPVTVGDLGVAGALTLLLKEAVKPNLVQTIEHTPALIHGGPFANIAHGCNSVIATEAASKLADFVVTEAGFGADLGAEKFLNIKARTAGIDPSAVVIVATIRALKMHGGMKKTELVNEDVQALKDGFTNLKKHVETIASFGLPYVVAINRFITDTELETNTLKEMCENAGIPVALTEVWEKGGAGGIELAETLLDVIEKSENSFAHLYDLSDTLEDKIKKIATQVYGADGVEFSTKAKKQLLDFEGFGWGVLPVCMAKTQYSLSDDPLKLGRPSGFTITVRELKPSVGAGFIVALTGEVMTMPGLPKMPAALNMDVDEDGNAVGLF; encoded by the coding sequence ATGGAAACAAATGTTCAGGTTAAGTCAGATATTGAAATTGCCCGTGAAAGCGAAATGAAGCCAATTGTTGATATTGCAGCGAGCATAGGCCTCGATGCCGATGATATCGAGATGTTCGGCAAGTATAAAGCAAAGCTGTCATCAGAAGCTTTGACAAAATTAAAGACAAAGGAAAGCGGCAAGGTTGTACTTGTCACAGCGATTAATCCAACTCCTGCAGGGGAAGGGAAATCGACAGTGACGGTCGGACTCGCTGACGCTTTAAATAAACTGGGACAAAAAACAATGATTGCCATGCGTGAGCCTTCACTCGGACCTACAATGGGAATCAAGGGCGGCGCAACAGGCGGAGGATTTGCCCAGGTGCTTCCGATGGAGGATATTAACCTCCACTTCACAGGGGACCTTCATGCCATCACCACCGCCAATAATGCGCTGGCTGCTTTGATCGATAATCATCTTCAGCAGGGGAACAAGCTGAATATCGACCAGCGGAGAATAGTCTGGAAGCGTGCTCTTGATTTGAATGACCGTGCCTTAAGGAAGGTTGTCATCGGACTTGGCGGGCCTCTTCAGGGTGTGCCTCGTGAAGACGGGTTCGATATCACGGTTGCTTCAGAAATCATGGCTGTTTTATGTCTTGCAAGCGATTTGAAGGATTTAAAGAGACGTCTATCGAACATGGTTGTTGCCTATAACTATGAAAAGCAGCCTGTCACTGTAGGTGACCTGGGTGTAGCAGGCGCACTTACACTTTTACTGAAAGAAGCCGTAAAACCAAATCTTGTCCAGACGATTGAACATACACCGGCATTAATCCATGGCGGACCTTTCGCGAACATTGCCCATGGCTGCAACAGTGTCATCGCAACGGAAGCGGCATCCAAGCTCGCTGATTTTGTTGTGACGGAGGCAGGGTTCGGGGCAGACCTTGGTGCTGAAAAGTTCCTGAACATCAAAGCAAGGACAGCTGGAATCGACCCATCAGCAGTTGTCATCGTCGCTACCATCCGAGCGCTGAAAATGCACGGGGGCATGAAAAAGACCGAGTTGGTGAACGAGGATGTCCAGGCCTTAAAGGACGGCTTCACGAACTTGAAAAAGCATGTTGAGACGATTGCCAGCTTCGGCTTGCCGTATGTTGTTGCAATCAATCGATTCATTACCGATACAGAGCTTGAAACGAATACACTGAAAGAAATGTGTGAGAATGCAGGCATACCAGTTGCGCTGACAGAAGTATGGGAAAAGGGCGGTGCTGGTGGAATTGAGCTGGCTGAGACTTTGCTCGATGTGATTGAAAAAAGTGAAAATTCCTTTGCCCATCTATATGACCTATCCGATACACTAGAGGATAAAATCAAGAAGATTGCCACTCAGGTATATGGTGCAGATGGAGTCGAGTTCTCAACAAAGGCTAAGAAACAGCTCCTGGATTTTGAAGGATTTGGCTGGGGTGTTCTGCCAGTCTGTATGGCTAAAACACAATACTCTTTATCAGATGATCCTCTAAAACTTGGCCGTCCGTCAGGGTTTACCATTACAGTCAGAGAATTGAAGCCATCGGTAGGAGCGGGATTCATCGTCGCCCTGACAG